From the Saccharomyces paradoxus chromosome XIV, complete sequence genome, one window contains:
- the EOS1 gene encoding Eos1p (Protein involved in N-glycosylation~similar to YNL080C), with translation MTWILSTSMGPHEDKYAKHDRATFKKTYSSMKTLSLNHLTAKQHMLMALCRDISLLPPLTYIFTSLRKAWRVSMRTSITLYEPQSLRDAFTYFWQKLNSAYDNNSSFEGTSQEAVSGDSKDSLLLSALTTARASEYLLCSLWCLVSLYLSYAILDSLMVRWIVKYSTVAAILRMFSMSLIIVTLELLLLSSLSPELDYFLHTWILISCVLTAVYIWQSYLTSDLRYIRNQEGEVQEDTNVPEETEDYDDGEDDGDEDSHVVLADENTADIPSNDILSDNSDDGLFSVNRSSSSHSQSPKRPKKYPKKAFNFTTKRTIDLYKITVLCVVPVGLASFITMLGLLRNLFIQRLDVEQLERILHEMHPPA, from the coding sequence ATGACTTGGATATTAAGTACTAGTATGGGCCCTCATGAGGACAAGTATGCCAAGCATGACCGAGCGACCTTTAAAAAAACGTATAGTTCCATGAAAACGCTGTCTTTGAACCATTTAACTGCTAAGCAACATATGCTTATGGCCCTTTGCAGGGATATATCCCTTTTACCGCCGTTAACCTACATCTTCACATCTCTTCGGAAGGCTTGGAGAGTGTCCATGCGCACTAGTATAACGCTTTACGAGCCGCAATCGCTGAGAGATGCGTTCACCTATTTCTGGCAAAAGCTTAATAGCGCTTACGATAACAACTCATCATTTGAAGGGACGTCACAAGAGGCTGTGAGCGGTGACAGTAAGGATTCGCTCCTTTTGTCCGCACTCACCACAGCCAGAGCGTCCGAGTATCTTCTTTGCTCGCTTTGGTGCTTGGTTTCCTTATACCTCTCGTATGCCATTCTCGACTCTTTGATGGTCCGCTGGATCGTCAAATACTCTACTGTAGCCGCCATCTTAAGGATGTTTTCCATGTCATTGATCATTGTCACGTTAGAGCTTCTCCTTCTGTCGTCTTTGTCTCCAGAACTCGACTATTTTTTGCATACGTGGATACTCATTAGTTGTGTGCTAACAGCGGTGTACATTTGGCAAAGTTATCTTACTTCAGATCTGAGGTACATCAGGAACCAGGAAGGTGAAGTGCAAGAAGACACCAATGTTCCAGAAGAGACAGAAGACTATGATGACGGTGAAGATGACGGTGATGAAGACTCACATGTTGTCTTAGCAGACGAAAATACGGCGGATATTCCTTCCAACGATATTCTCTCCGATAACAGTGATGACGGATTGTTTTCTGTTAATAGATCCTCAAGCTCTCATTCGCAAAGCCCTAAaagaccaaaaaaatatccaaaaaaagCATTTAACTTTACCACCAAGCGAACGATAGatttatataaaattaCTGTTCTCTGTGTCGTTCCTGTGGGACTAGCTAGTTTTATCACCATGCTAGGTTTGCTGCGAAACCTGTTCATCCAAAGATTGGATGTAGAGCAATTAGAAAGAATACTGCATGAAATGCATCCTCCCgcataa